From a single Sander vitreus isolate 19-12246 chromosome 2, sanVit1, whole genome shotgun sequence genomic region:
- the xpa gene encoding DNA repair protein complementing XP-A cells, with product MDPSESEGVDAAGPVLEQSPKPELSAAMRAKIERNRQRALMLRQARLACRPLSAVEGATSAKVSKTIDSGAGFFIEEEEDKEEEQRTRKVVHQPAPVIEPDYLVCDDCQKPFMDSYLSNSFDLAVCDKCRDNEEKHKLISRTEAKQHYLLKDCDLDKREPPLRFILKKNPHNSHWGDMKLYLKLQVEKRCMEVWGSEEALQEAKETREENKEVQKQKRFNKKVKELRRAVRSSMWTKDTSVHQHQYGPEEVVDPEEDLYKKTCTTCRHELTYEKM from the exons ATGGATCCGTCTGAGTCAGAGGGAGTGGATGCTGCCGGTCCCGTCCTAGAACAGAGTCCCAAACCCGAGCTTTCTGCAGCGATGCGGGCTAAAATCGAGAGGAACCGGCAGCGCGCCTTGATGCTCCGGCAAGCCCGACTAGCGTGTCGCCCTTTGTCCGCTGTGGAGGGCGCAACTTCGGCCAAAGTCTCCAAGACCATCGACTCCGGCGCCGGCTTCTTTatcgaggaggaggaggacaaagaggaagagcagaggacCAGGAAGGTTGTGCATCAgccag CTCCGGTGATCGAGCCAGACTACCTGGTGTGCGATGATTGTCAAAAACCCTTTATGGACTCGTACCTCAGCAACAGCTTTGACCTGGCTGTCTGTGACAagtgcag AGACAACGAGGAAAAGCATAAGCTGATCTCCCGAACTGAGGCCAAGCAGCACTACCTGCTGAAGGACTGTGACCTGGACAAGAGAGAGCCTCCGCTCAGGTTTATACTAAAGAAAAACCCTCATAACTCCCACTGGGGAGACATGAAGCTCTACCTCAAACTAcag GTGGAGAAGAGATGTATGGAGGTGTGGGGTTCAGAGGAGGCCCTGCAGGAAGCCAAAGAGACGAGGGAAGAGAACAAAGAGGTGCAGAAACAAAAACGCTTCAACAAGAAGGTCAAAG aGCTGCGCAGGGCGGTGAGGAGCAGTATGTGGACCAAAGACACCAGCGTCCACCAGCATCAGTACGGACCAGAGGAGGTGGTGGATCCGGAGGAGGACCTCTACAAGAAAACCTGCACCACCTGCAGACATGAACTCACCTACGAGAAGATGTAG